The following proteins are co-located in the Lepisosteus oculatus isolate fLepOcu1 chromosome 9, fLepOcu1.hap2, whole genome shotgun sequence genome:
- the camsap2a gene encoding calmodulin-regulated spectrin-associated protein 2a isoform X6 translates to MGDVADSKEIKKTFIVPAIKAFDHYDFTRAKIACSLTWLVAKAFGTDNVPEDLKEPFYTDQYDQEHIKPPVVNLLLSAELYCRAGSLILKSDAAKPLLGHDAVIQALAQKGLYVTDQEKLVTERDLRKKPIQMSAHLAMIDTLMMAYTVEMVSVEKVVACVQQYSPFFPDSDMPYDTEDAVTSWINKVNEHLKDIIIQEQKMRESQCSDIAGGPRARYRKEQALPKQMPCIPPVDNLLKDSTDGSALAALIHFYCPEIVKLEDICLKETMSLADSLYNLQLIQEFCQENLNRCCHFTLEDMLYASSSIKNNYLVFMAELFWWFEVVKPSFVQPRVVDTEASQPVHSLRNMPSVPISNATKRSFIESPSSSDQPSLPLSPSESLMSVRHTQPQSQPPVSGVMKRSTSMSYVDGYVGTWPKEKRSSAHGVSFDIPFDNENTMQTPTAPSRGMTRSISTEGLGFKVHQMPKNLIKRNLSFQPVNGQKEKEGIEEEECPESLTGTELSSKHSGRGNNIRNQHGLSNGPVMDGHGNLTGTPSIEEALKIIHNTEKPHTLLQSDKVNNGFFLHCQDLEDSSSQPKLEEAGIDSVTEIKGAMSPDTTEVDTGIHVQTEDIQETMDEDSSLRDYTVSMDSDMDHDYELKAGNPREMISPCPSSLSAKSQAGSTASSSSGIKMTSFAEQKFKKLNNVDGRSSGSSSQKTTPESSELNIPHMVAWAQTPEESPVRQTGRDPTQLLASEMVQLRMKLEEKRRAIEAQKKKVEAAFTRHRQRMGRTAFLTVVKRKGDGTSPLREEAAGSEDEKLSTDSQPFKTADDNNLRPEKCKTDITDSMDQAQNRWLKSPNDENLGEVDLVEYTKSIEKLNASLNFLQQEMQRLAQQQEVIMQMREQQAWVISPPQPSPQKQIRDLRTATRSTGSLSPVLSSGDSPRTSHRSPTSIKRKSASFHSKTPRTPRPNELKITPFNRILTPPQSVDSLPRLRRFSPSQTQTSSFVCLGHDSRPSSETEAREKDAAERLKPDHSFPKEGSEKGVEAEPPSTAEEPKEKPTKEREEEEREIKPLESTVSEVLSQPITETFIVTPTENPGDVLGQSTKSLIEVPLSILKPLEGQELEDHGEGEVSGEVYDEDQKMCCGFFFKDDQKGEDDMAVKRAALLEKRLRRERETQQRKQQLEAEMEQKKEEARIKAEEERQKKEDEKARREFIKQEYLRRKQLKLMEDMDTVIKPRPASSKQKKPRPKSVHRDIMESPKTPARAPAVSSLSLASLNLADTDSVQSGKRTPRPESADGFLSPCRSGSRNGEKDWENGSTTSSVASNTEYTGPKLYKEPSAKSNKHIIQNALSHCCLAGKVNEGQKNKILEQMEKSEANNFLILFRDSGCQFRSLYTYCPETEEINKLAGIGPKSITRKMIEGLYKYNSDRKQFSHIPAKTMSASVDAITIHSHLWQTKKPVTPKKVLPSKS, encoded by the exons AGTGCACACTTAGCCATGATAGACACTCTGATGATGGCATATACGGTGGAGATGGTGAGCGTGGAGAAGGTTGTGGCATGTGTACAGCAGTATTCACCTTTTTTCCCCGACTCCGATATGCCCTACGATACTGAGGATGCTGTTACAAGCTGGATTAATAAG GTAAATGAACACTTGAAAGACATAATCATTCAGGAGCAGAAGATGAGAGAATCCCAGTGTTCAGACATCgctggaggtccaagg GCCCGCTACAGGAAGGAGCAGGCACTGCCAAAACAGATGCCATGCATTCCCCCTGTGGACAACTTACTGAAAGACAGCACTGATGGCAGTGCTCTGGCTGCTTTGATCCATTTCTACTGCCCAGAGATTGTGAAGCTGGAAG ATATATGCCTGAAGGAGACCATGTCATTGGCAGACAGCCTTTACAATCTACAGCTGATTCAGGAGTTCTGTCAGGAGAATCTGAACCGTTGTTGCCACTTCACACTGGAAGATATGCTCTATGCCTCCTCCTCGATAAAG AATAACTACCTTGTCTTTATGGCAGAGTTGTTTTGGTGGTTCGAAGTGGTGAAGCCATCTTTTGTGCAGCCTCGTGTTGTAGATACTGAag CATCACAGCCAGTCCATTCCTTGCGAAACATGCCTTCGGTTCCCATTTCAAATGCCACAAAGAGAAGCTTTATTGAGAGCCCTTCCAGCTCTGACCAGcccag tctGCCCTTGTCACCATCAGAGTCTCTCAtgtctgtcagacacacacaaccACAGTCTCAGCCTCCTGTTTCAG gtgtgaTGAAAAGATCAACTTCAATGTCTTACGTGGATGGTTACGTTGGAACGTGGCCAAAGGAAAAACG GTCCTCAGCTCATGGAGTATCCTTTGATATTCCTTTTGATAACGAAAACACTATGCAGACTCCCACTGCCCCCAGCAGAGGGATGACCAGGTCTATCAGCACTGAAGGTCTGGGTTTCAAAGTCCATCAGATGCCCAAGAATCTGATTAAAAGAAACCTCTCCTTCCAGCCTGTGAatggacagaaggaaaaagAGGGCATTGAGGAGGAGGAGTGCCCAGAGAGCCTCACAGGCACAGAACTATCCAGCAAGCATTCAGGGAGAGGTAATAACATCAGGAATCAGCATGGACTTTCAAATGGGCCAGTCATGGATGGGCATGGTAATCTCACAGGGACTCCAAGCATTGAGGAAGCTTTGAAAATCATTCACAACACAGAAAAACCACATACACTCCTCCAGTCGGATAAAGTGAACAATGGATTTTTCCTCCATTGTCAGGATTTAGAGGATTCAAGTTCACAGCCCAAGCTAGAGGAAGCAGGTATAGATTCTGTTACAGAGATAAAAGGAGCCATGAGCCCCGACACGACCGAGGTGGACACTGGGATTCATGTGCAGACGGAGGATATTCAGGAAACCATGGACGAGGACTCATCTCTAAGAGACTACACTGTGAGCATGGATTCAGATATGGACCATGACTATGAATTAAAAGCCGGCAACCCGAGGGAAATGATAAGCCCCTGTCCTAGCTCATTAAGTGCGAAGTCTCAGGCCGGTAGTACTGCATCCTCAAGTTCAGGGATCAAGATGACCAGCTTCGCAGAACAGAAGTTCAAAAAACTGAATAACGTCGACGGCAGGAGCAGTGGAAGCAGCTCTCAGAAGACCACTCCTGAGAGTTCAGAACTCAACATCCCGCACATGGTGGCCTGGGCTCAAACTCCGGAGGAGAGCCCAGTCAGACAAACAGGGAGGGATCCCACGCAGCTGTTGGCGTCCGAGATGGTTCAGCTGAGGATGAAGCTGGAGGAGAAACGCAGGGCGATCGAAGCCCAAAAGAAAAAGGTGGAGGCAGCCTTTACAAGGCACAGGCAGAGGATGGGGAGAACAGCATTCCTGACGGTGGTGAAGAGAAAAGGAGACGGTACCTCACCCCTGAGGGAAGAGGCTGCCGGTTCAGAAGACGAAAAGCTGTCCACCGACAGCCAGCCTTTCAAAACGGCTGACGATAACAACCTAAGGCCTGAGAAGTGTAAAACAGACATCACGGATAGCATGGACCAAGCTCAGAACCGATGGCTGAAGTCACCCAATGATGAGAACTTAGGGGAAGTAGACCTGGTGGAGTACACCAAATCCATTGAAAAGCTAAATGCCTCTCTGAACTTCCTGCAGCAGGAGATGCAGCGCTTGGCCCAGCAGCAGGAGGTCATCATGCAGATGCGAGAGCAGCAGGCATGGGTAATTTCGCCTCCCCAGCCCTCGCCACAGAAACAAATCCGGGATCTCCGCACTGCCACCCGTTCCACTGGCTCCTTGTCACCCGTCTTGTCCTCGGGAGACTCGCCTCGTACCTCCCATCGGTCCCCGACAAGCATAAAGAGAAAGTCGGCCTCTTTCCACTCAAAGACCCCCAGGACTCCGCGGCCAAATGAACTAAAAATCACACCTTTCAACCGCATTTTAACCCCCCCCCAGTCGGTGGATAGCCTCCCTCGCCTTCGGAGGTTTTCTCCCAGCCAGACCCAAACCAGCTCTTTTGTGTGTCTCGGACATGATTCCAGACCATCCTCTGAGACTGAGGCCAGGGAGAAGGATGCTGCTGAAAGACTGAAACCAgaccattcttttccaaaagaagGGTCAGAGAAAGGGGTGGAAGCCGAGCCACCCTCTACAGCCGAGGAACCCAAGGAAAAACCAACAAAAGAGAGGGAAGAAGAGGAAAGAGAGATAAAGCCTTTAGAATCCACTGTTTCAGAAGTGCTATCCCAGCCAATAACAGAGACATTTATAGTTACCCCCACTGAAAACCCGGGTGATGTTCTTGGGCAGAGCACCAAGAGCTTGATTGAAGTTCCATTATCAATACTTAAGCCTCTGGAGGGACAAGAATTAGAAGATCATGGAGAGGGGGAAGTCAGTGGAGAAGTCTATGATGAAGATCAGAAGATGTGCTGTGGTTTCTTTTTTAAG GACGACCAGAAGGGCGAAGACGATATGGCAGTGAAGCGGGCGGCACTGCTGGAGAAGAggctgaggagagagagggagacccAGCAGCGGAAGCAGCAGCTGGAGGCCGAGATGGAACAGAAGAAAGAAGAGGCCCG GATTAAAGCAGAAGAAGAACGTCAGAAGAAGGAGGATGAGAAAGCACGCAGAGAGTTCATTAAGCAGGAGTACCTTAGGAGAAAGCAGCTCAAACTAATGGAAGACATGGACACCGTGATTAAGCCACGTCCTGCCAGCTCCAAACAGAAGAAACCTCGCCCAAAATCTGTCCACAGAGATATCATGGAATCTCCCAAAACCCCTGCCAGGGCTCCGGCAG TCTCCAGCCTCTCTCTGGCCTCGCTGAACTTGGCGGACACTGACAGCGTGCAGTCAGGCAAGAGAACCCCCAG gcCTGAGTCAGCAGATGGTTTTTTATCACCGTGTCGATCGGGCAGTCGCAATGGAGAGAAGGATTGGGAAAATGGTTCTACAACATCTTCTGTGGCTTCCAACACAGAATATACAG GCCCAAAGCTTTACAAAGAGCCTAGTGCAAAGTCTAATAAGCACATTATCCAGAATGCCTTGTCTCACTGCTGTCTAGCTGGCAAGGTCAATGAAGgtcaaaagaataaaatattggAG CAAATGGAGAAGTCGGAGGCCAACAACTTTTTGATTCTGTTCCGGGATTCTGGCTGCCAGTTCAGGTCATTGTACACATACTGCCCGGAGACAGAGGAGATCAACAAGCTGGCAGGAATTGGCCCCAAGTCCATCACCAGGAAGATGATTGAGGGTCTGTACAAGTACAACTCTGACAGGAAGCAGTTCAGCCATATCCCTGCTAAGACCATGTCTGCAAGTGTTGACGCCATTACCATTCACAGCCACTTGTGGCAGACCAAGAAGCCCGTCACACCTAAAAAAGTTTTGCCTTCCAAGTCTTAG
- the camsap2a gene encoding calmodulin-regulated spectrin-associated protein 2a isoform X7 has protein sequence MGDVADSKEIKKTFIVPAIKAFDHYDFTRAKIACSLTWLVAKAFGTDNVPEDLKEPFYTDQYDQEHIKPPVVNLLLSAELYCRAGSLILKSDAAKPLLGHDAVIQALAQKGLYVTDQEKLVTERDLRKKPIQMSAHLAMIDTLMMAYTVEMVSVEKVVACVQQYSPFFPDSDMPYDTEDAVTSWINKVNEHLKDIIIQEQKMRESQCSDIAGGPRARYRKEQALPKQMPCIPPVDNLLKDSTDGSALAALIHFYCPEIVKLEDICLKETMSLADSLYNLQLIQEFCQENLNRCCHFTLEDMLYASSSIKNNYLVFMAELFWWFEVVKPSFVQPRVVDTEASQPVHSLRNMPSVPISNATKRSFIESPSSSDQPSLPLSPSESLMSVRHTQPQSQPPVSGVMKRSTSMSYVDGYVGTWPKEKRSSAHGVSFDIPFDNENTMQTPTAPSRGMTRSISTEGLGFKVHQMPKNLIKRNLSFQPVNGQKEKEGIEEEECPESLTGTELSSKHSGRGNNIRNQHGLSNGPVMDGHGNLTGTPSIEEALKIIHNTEKPHTLLQSDKVNNGFFLHCQDLEDSSSQPKLEEAGIDSVTEIKGAMSPDTTEVDTGIHVQTEDIQETMDEDSSLRDYTVSMDSDMDHDYELKAGNPREMISPCPSSLSAKSQAGSTASSSSGIKMTSFAEQKFKKLNNVDGRSSGSSSQKTTPESSELNIPHMVAWAQTPEESPVRQTGRDPTQLLASEMVQLRMKLEEKRRAIEAQKKKVEAAFTRHRQRMGRTAFLTVVKRKGDGTSPLREEAAGSEDEKLSTDSQPFKTADDNNLRPEKCKTDITDSMDQAQNRWLKSPNDENLGEVDLVEYTKSIEKLNASLNFLQQEMQRLAQQQEVIMQMREQQAWVISPPQPSPQKQIRDLRTATRSTGSLSPVLSSGDSPRTSHRSPTSIKRKSASFHSKTPRTPRPNELKITPFNRILTPPQSVDSLPRLRRFSPSQTQTSSFVCLGHDSRPSSETEAREKDAAERLKPDHSFPKEGSEKGVEAEPPSTAEEPKEKPTKEREEEEREIKPLESTVSEVLSQPITETFIVTPTENPGDVLGQSTKSLIEVPLSILKPLEGQELEDHGEGEVSGEVYDEDQKMCCGFFFKDDQKGEDDMAVKRAALLEKRLRRERETQQRKQQLEAEMEQKKEEARIKAEEERQKKEDEKARREFIKQEYLRRKQLKLMEDMDTVIKPRPASSKQKKPRPKSVHRDIMESPKTPARAPAGSRPRVFSVSSLSLASLNLADTDSVQSGKRTPRPESADGFLSPCRSGSRNGEKDWENGSTTSSVASNTEYTGPKLYKEPSAKSNKHIIQNALSHCCLAGKVNEGQKNKILEQMEKSEANNFLILFRDSGCQFRSLYTYCPETEEINKLAGIGPKSITRKMIEGLYKYNSDRKQFSHIPAKTMSASVDAITIHSHLWQTKKPVTPKKVLPSKS, from the exons AGTGCACACTTAGCCATGATAGACACTCTGATGATGGCATATACGGTGGAGATGGTGAGCGTGGAGAAGGTTGTGGCATGTGTACAGCAGTATTCACCTTTTTTCCCCGACTCCGATATGCCCTACGATACTGAGGATGCTGTTACAAGCTGGATTAATAAG GTAAATGAACACTTGAAAGACATAATCATTCAGGAGCAGAAGATGAGAGAATCCCAGTGTTCAGACATCgctggaggtccaagg GCCCGCTACAGGAAGGAGCAGGCACTGCCAAAACAGATGCCATGCATTCCCCCTGTGGACAACTTACTGAAAGACAGCACTGATGGCAGTGCTCTGGCTGCTTTGATCCATTTCTACTGCCCAGAGATTGTGAAGCTGGAAG ATATATGCCTGAAGGAGACCATGTCATTGGCAGACAGCCTTTACAATCTACAGCTGATTCAGGAGTTCTGTCAGGAGAATCTGAACCGTTGTTGCCACTTCACACTGGAAGATATGCTCTATGCCTCCTCCTCGATAAAG AATAACTACCTTGTCTTTATGGCAGAGTTGTTTTGGTGGTTCGAAGTGGTGAAGCCATCTTTTGTGCAGCCTCGTGTTGTAGATACTGAag CATCACAGCCAGTCCATTCCTTGCGAAACATGCCTTCGGTTCCCATTTCAAATGCCACAAAGAGAAGCTTTATTGAGAGCCCTTCCAGCTCTGACCAGcccag tctGCCCTTGTCACCATCAGAGTCTCTCAtgtctgtcagacacacacaaccACAGTCTCAGCCTCCTGTTTCAG gtgtgaTGAAAAGATCAACTTCAATGTCTTACGTGGATGGTTACGTTGGAACGTGGCCAAAGGAAAAACG GTCCTCAGCTCATGGAGTATCCTTTGATATTCCTTTTGATAACGAAAACACTATGCAGACTCCCACTGCCCCCAGCAGAGGGATGACCAGGTCTATCAGCACTGAAGGTCTGGGTTTCAAAGTCCATCAGATGCCCAAGAATCTGATTAAAAGAAACCTCTCCTTCCAGCCTGTGAatggacagaaggaaaaagAGGGCATTGAGGAGGAGGAGTGCCCAGAGAGCCTCACAGGCACAGAACTATCCAGCAAGCATTCAGGGAGAGGTAATAACATCAGGAATCAGCATGGACTTTCAAATGGGCCAGTCATGGATGGGCATGGTAATCTCACAGGGACTCCAAGCATTGAGGAAGCTTTGAAAATCATTCACAACACAGAAAAACCACATACACTCCTCCAGTCGGATAAAGTGAACAATGGATTTTTCCTCCATTGTCAGGATTTAGAGGATTCAAGTTCACAGCCCAAGCTAGAGGAAGCAGGTATAGATTCTGTTACAGAGATAAAAGGAGCCATGAGCCCCGACACGACCGAGGTGGACACTGGGATTCATGTGCAGACGGAGGATATTCAGGAAACCATGGACGAGGACTCATCTCTAAGAGACTACACTGTGAGCATGGATTCAGATATGGACCATGACTATGAATTAAAAGCCGGCAACCCGAGGGAAATGATAAGCCCCTGTCCTAGCTCATTAAGTGCGAAGTCTCAGGCCGGTAGTACTGCATCCTCAAGTTCAGGGATCAAGATGACCAGCTTCGCAGAACAGAAGTTCAAAAAACTGAATAACGTCGACGGCAGGAGCAGTGGAAGCAGCTCTCAGAAGACCACTCCTGAGAGTTCAGAACTCAACATCCCGCACATGGTGGCCTGGGCTCAAACTCCGGAGGAGAGCCCAGTCAGACAAACAGGGAGGGATCCCACGCAGCTGTTGGCGTCCGAGATGGTTCAGCTGAGGATGAAGCTGGAGGAGAAACGCAGGGCGATCGAAGCCCAAAAGAAAAAGGTGGAGGCAGCCTTTACAAGGCACAGGCAGAGGATGGGGAGAACAGCATTCCTGACGGTGGTGAAGAGAAAAGGAGACGGTACCTCACCCCTGAGGGAAGAGGCTGCCGGTTCAGAAGACGAAAAGCTGTCCACCGACAGCCAGCCTTTCAAAACGGCTGACGATAACAACCTAAGGCCTGAGAAGTGTAAAACAGACATCACGGATAGCATGGACCAAGCTCAGAACCGATGGCTGAAGTCACCCAATGATGAGAACTTAGGGGAAGTAGACCTGGTGGAGTACACCAAATCCATTGAAAAGCTAAATGCCTCTCTGAACTTCCTGCAGCAGGAGATGCAGCGCTTGGCCCAGCAGCAGGAGGTCATCATGCAGATGCGAGAGCAGCAGGCATGGGTAATTTCGCCTCCCCAGCCCTCGCCACAGAAACAAATCCGGGATCTCCGCACTGCCACCCGTTCCACTGGCTCCTTGTCACCCGTCTTGTCCTCGGGAGACTCGCCTCGTACCTCCCATCGGTCCCCGACAAGCATAAAGAGAAAGTCGGCCTCTTTCCACTCAAAGACCCCCAGGACTCCGCGGCCAAATGAACTAAAAATCACACCTTTCAACCGCATTTTAACCCCCCCCCAGTCGGTGGATAGCCTCCCTCGCCTTCGGAGGTTTTCTCCCAGCCAGACCCAAACCAGCTCTTTTGTGTGTCTCGGACATGATTCCAGACCATCCTCTGAGACTGAGGCCAGGGAGAAGGATGCTGCTGAAAGACTGAAACCAgaccattcttttccaaaagaagGGTCAGAGAAAGGGGTGGAAGCCGAGCCACCCTCTACAGCCGAGGAACCCAAGGAAAAACCAACAAAAGAGAGGGAAGAAGAGGAAAGAGAGATAAAGCCTTTAGAATCCACTGTTTCAGAAGTGCTATCCCAGCCAATAACAGAGACATTTATAGTTACCCCCACTGAAAACCCGGGTGATGTTCTTGGGCAGAGCACCAAGAGCTTGATTGAAGTTCCATTATCAATACTTAAGCCTCTGGAGGGACAAGAATTAGAAGATCATGGAGAGGGGGAAGTCAGTGGAGAAGTCTATGATGAAGATCAGAAGATGTGCTGTGGTTTCTTTTTTAAG GACGACCAGAAGGGCGAAGACGATATGGCAGTGAAGCGGGCGGCACTGCTGGAGAAGAggctgaggagagagagggagacccAGCAGCGGAAGCAGCAGCTGGAGGCCGAGATGGAACAGAAGAAAGAAGAGGCCCG GATTAAAGCAGAAGAAGAACGTCAGAAGAAGGAGGATGAGAAAGCACGCAGAGAGTTCATTAAGCAGGAGTACCTTAGGAGAAAGCAGCTCAAACTAATGGAAGACATGGACACCGTGATTAAGCCACGTCCTGCCAGCTCCAAACAGAAGAAACCTCGCCCAAAATCTGTCCACAGAGATATCATGGAATCTCCCAAAACCCCTGCCAGGGCTCCGGCAG GTTCACGTCCTCGTGTTTTTTCAGTCTCCAGCCTCTCTCTGGCCTCGCTGAACTTGGCGGACACTGACAGCGTGCAGTCAGGCAAGAGAACCCCCAG gcCTGAGTCAGCAGATGGTTTTTTATCACCGTGTCGATCGGGCAGTCGCAATGGAGAGAAGGATTGGGAAAATGGTTCTACAACATCTTCTGTGGCTTCCAACACAGAATATACAG GCCCAAAGCTTTACAAAGAGCCTAGTGCAAAGTCTAATAAGCACATTATCCAGAATGCCTTGTCTCACTGCTGTCTAGCTGGCAAGGTCAATGAAGgtcaaaagaataaaatattggAG CAAATGGAGAAGTCGGAGGCCAACAACTTTTTGATTCTGTTCCGGGATTCTGGCTGCCAGTTCAGGTCATTGTACACATACTGCCCGGAGACAGAGGAGATCAACAAGCTGGCAGGAATTGGCCCCAAGTCCATCACCAGGAAGATGATTGAGGGTCTGTACAAGTACAACTCTGACAGGAAGCAGTTCAGCCATATCCCTGCTAAGACCATGTCTGCAAGTGTTGACGCCATTACCATTCACAGCCACTTGTGGCAGACCAAGAAGCCCGTCACACCTAAAAAAGTTTTGCCTTCCAAGTCTTAG